The following coding sequences are from one Paracoccus alcaliphilus window:
- the rpsB gene encoding 30S ribosomal protein S2, which translates to MALPEFSLRQLLEAGVHYGHQTQRWNPRMGEYIYGDRNGIHIVDLTQTVPMLDAALQVIRDTVAKGGRVLFVGTKRQAQKAVAEAAEKSAQFYMNHRWLGGTLTNWKTVSQSISRLKAIDETMAAGAEGMTKKERLGLEREQAKLQASLGGIRDMGGLPDLLFVIDVNKEDLAILEAKKLGIPVVAVVDTNCSPDGVDYIIPGNDDAARAIALYCDLASRAALDGMTAQMGAAGVDLGALSDAPEEILDEGEAEAQAAEQATADA; encoded by the coding sequence ATGGCGCTTCCCGAATTTTCGCTGCGTCAGCTGCTTGAAGCTGGCGTTCACTACGGCCACCAGACCCAGCGTTGGAATCCGCGCATGGGCGAATACATCTATGGTGACCGCAACGGCATCCATATCGTTGACCTGACCCAGACCGTTCCGATGCTGGACGCGGCGCTGCAGGTCATCCGCGATACCGTCGCCAAGGGTGGCCGCGTGCTGTTCGTCGGCACCAAGCGTCAGGCCCAGAAGGCCGTCGCCGAAGCCGCCGAGAAATCCGCGCAGTTCTATATGAACCACCGCTGGCTGGGCGGCACGCTGACCAACTGGAAAACCGTCAGCCAGTCGATCAGCCGCCTGAAGGCCATTGACGAGACGATGGCAGCCGGCGCCGAAGGCATGACCAAGAAAGAGCGTCTGGGTCTTGAGCGGGAACAGGCCAAGCTGCAAGCCAGCCTTGGTGGCATCCGCGACATGGGCGGCCTGCCGGACCTGCTGTTCGTGATCGACGTGAACAAGGAAGATCTGGCCATTCTGGAAGCTAAGAAGCTGGGCATCCCGGTCGTGGCCGTGGTCGATACCAACTGCTCGCCCGATGGCGTTGACTATATCATCCCGGGCAACGACGACGCCGCCCGCGCCATCGCGCTTTACTGCGATCTGGCCAGCCGCGCGGCTCTGGACGGCATGACCGCGCAGATGGGCGCTGCCGGTGTCGATCTTGGCGCGCTGTCGGACGCCCCCGAGGAAATCCTGGACGAGGGCGAGGCCGAGGCGCAAGCGGCCGAGCAAGCGACCGCCGACGCCTGA
- the coaBC gene encoding bifunctional phosphopantothenoylcysteine decarboxylase/phosphopantothenate--cysteine ligase CoaBC: MNGKRVLLIVGGGIAAYKIPQLIRLLRGQGMAVTPVLTRAGAQFTTPMTLSVLAGEAVHEGLFDISTEAEIGHIQLSRAADLVVVAPATADLMAKMAGGLADDLASTLLLATDKRVLIAPAMNVRMWQHPATQRNLAMLRADGILTVGPDEGDMACGEYGPGRMAQPEAILGAIRDALAGAGPLKLLPEAQVQPRPLAGRHVIVTSGPTHEPIDPVRYIANRSSGAQGTAIAAALRDLGARVSFVTGPAQVPAPEGVDVIRVETARQMRDAVESALPADAAVMAAAVADWRVTNAAERKMKKDGSGRPPALEMAENPDILAWVSKLNKRRPKLVVGFAAETNDVTAHATDKRLRKGCDWIVANDVSPATGIMGGAENAVTLITAEGPEEWPRMGKPAVARILASRIAKELT, from the coding sequence ATGAACGGCAAGCGCGTCCTTTTGATCGTCGGTGGTGGCATCGCCGCCTACAAGATCCCGCAACTGATCCGGCTGCTGCGGGGGCAGGGCATGGCGGTGACGCCGGTCCTGACCCGTGCGGGCGCGCAGTTCACCACGCCGATGACCCTGTCGGTGCTGGCGGGCGAGGCGGTGCATGAAGGGCTGTTCGACATATCGACCGAGGCCGAGATCGGCCATATCCAGCTGTCGCGCGCCGCCGATCTGGTGGTGGTCGCGCCGGCGACCGCCGATCTGATGGCGAAAATGGCGGGTGGGCTGGCCGATGATCTGGCCTCGACCCTGCTGCTGGCGACCGACAAGCGGGTGCTGATCGCGCCCGCGATGAATGTGCGGATGTGGCAGCACCCGGCGACGCAGCGCAATCTGGCGATGTTGCGGGCGGATGGTATCCTGACGGTCGGCCCCGACGAGGGCGACATGGCCTGCGGCGAATACGGCCCCGGCAGGATGGCCCAGCCAGAGGCGATCTTGGGCGCGATCCGCGACGCGCTGGCGGGTGCCGGTCCGCTGAAGCTGTTGCCCGAGGCGCAGGTGCAGCCCCGCCCCCTTGCCGGGCGGCATGTGATCGTGACATCCGGCCCCACGCATGAGCCGATCGACCCGGTGCGCTATATCGCCAACCGATCCAGCGGGGCGCAGGGCACGGCGATCGCGGCGGCGCTGCGCGATCTGGGCGCGCGGGTCAGTTTCGTGACCGGCCCGGCGCAGGTTCCCGCGCCCGAGGGCGTTGACGTGATCCGGGTCGAGACCGCGCGCCAGATGCGCGATGCGGTCGAATCCGCGCTGCCCGCCGATGCGGCGGTGATGGCGGCAGCGGTGGCCGACTGGCGTGTCACCAATGCGGCGGAACGCAAGATGAAGAAGGACGGATCGGGCCGCCCCCCGGCGCTGGAGATGGCCGAGAATCCCGATATCCTCGCCTGGGTCAGCAAGCTGAACAAGCGCCGCCCGAAGCTGGTGGTGGGCTTTGCCGCCGAAACCAATGACGTGACCGCCCATGCCACCGACAAGCGGCTGCGCAAGGGCTGCGACTGGATCGTCGCCAATGATGTCAGCCCCGCGACCGGCATCATGGGCGGGGCGGAAAACGCCGTGACGCTGATCACCGCCGAAGGTCCCGAGGAATGGCCGCGCATGGGCAAGCCCGCCGTCGCCCGCATCCTTGCCAGCCGCATCGCGAAGGAGCTGACATGA
- the ade gene encoding adenine deaminase: protein MDDLETRIAQARGDMPADLVLRGGQVFDLVTGTMIAGDVAICGSHIAGIGAGYDGQRVIDVSGLVLVPGFIDTHLHVESSLVTPHEFDRCVTPRGITTAICDPHEIANVIGTDGIRWFQQASAHLLMDLRVQLSSCVPSTEMETSGARIGAGDLAPLMGHPSGIGLAEFMNYPGVIHRDPDAMAKLRLFAGGHIDGHCPQLSGRDLNAYIAAGIRTEHEATTAEEALEKLRKGMRVLIREGSVSKDLEALQPILTEATSAYLCLCTDDRNPLDIGEQGHLDHMIRRLIELGTPPLAAYRAASLSGAQAFGLTDRGLIAPGLRADIVAVDTLEGCHAQLVLAGGRVVDDAAFAARPPLPGIGRRSVRAPRIGADDFRRRANRPETDVIGIIEGKIITDHLRENIAIEDGDQRPDPARDLMRIAVIERHGKNGNIATGFVRGFGMQAGAIGSTVCHDHHNIAVVGADYDDMALAANRLAEIEGGFVVTRDGAVLAELALPVAGLMSLEPFETVRERLIALREAAGQLGVVLEEPFLQLAFLALPVIPALKITDRGMVDVTKFEIIAR from the coding sequence ATGGACGATCTTGAAACCCGCATCGCGCAGGCGCGCGGCGACATGCCCGCCGATCTGGTCCTGCGCGGGGGACAGGTTTTCGATCTGGTCACCGGAACGATGATCGCGGGCGATGTGGCGATCTGCGGCAGCCATATCGCCGGGATCGGTGCCGGTTACGACGGCCAGCGGGTGATCGACGTCAGCGGGCTGGTGCTGGTGCCGGGGTTCATCGACACCCATCTGCATGTCGAAAGCAGCCTTGTCACGCCGCATGAATTCGACCGCTGCGTGACCCCGCGCGGCATCACCACCGCCATCTGCGACCCGCATGAGATCGCCAATGTCATCGGCACCGACGGCATCCGCTGGTTCCAGCAGGCCAGCGCGCATCTGCTGATGGATCTGCGGGTGCAGCTGTCCTCTTGTGTGCCATCAACCGAGATGGAGACCTCGGGCGCGCGGATCGGGGCCGGGGATCTGGCGCCGCTGATGGGCCATCCTTCCGGCATCGGGCTGGCCGAATTCATGAACTATCCCGGCGTGATCCATCGCGACCCGGATGCCATGGCCAAACTGCGGCTGTTCGCGGGCGGCCATATCGACGGCCATTGCCCGCAACTGTCGGGGCGCGACCTGAACGCCTATATCGCCGCCGGCATCCGCACCGAACACGAGGCCACCACCGCCGAAGAGGCGCTGGAGAAGCTGCGCAAGGGGATGCGGGTGCTGATCCGCGAGGGCTCGGTCAGCAAGGATCTGGAGGCGCTGCAACCGATCCTGACCGAGGCGACCAGCGCGTATCTCTGCCTGTGCACCGACGACCGCAATCCGCTGGATATTGGCGAACAGGGGCATCTGGACCATATGATCCGGCGGCTGATCGAGCTGGGCACGCCGCCGCTGGCGGCCTATCGCGCGGCCTCGCTGTCGGGGGCGCAGGCCTTCGGGCTGACCGATCGCGGGCTGATCGCGCCGGGGCTGCGCGCCGATATCGTGGCGGTGGACACGCTGGAGGGCTGTCATGCGCAACTGGTGCTGGCAGGCGGACGGGTGGTGGATGACGCGGCTTTCGCGGCCCGGCCCCCGCTGCCCGGGATCGGCCGCCGCTCGGTCAGGGCGCCGCGTATCGGCGCGGATGACTTCCGCCGCCGCGCCAACCGGCCCGAAACCGATGTGATCGGCATCATCGAGGGCAAGATCATCACCGACCATCTGCGCGAGAACATCGCCATCGAGGATGGCGACCAGCGCCCCGACCCCGCCCGCGACCTGATGCGCATCGCGGTGATCGAGCGGCACGGCAAGAACGGCAATATCGCCACCGGCTTCGTGCGCGGTTTCGGAATGCAGGCGGGGGCCATCGGCTCGACCGTCTGCCACGACCACCACAATATCGCGGTGGTGGGGGCCGATTACGATGACATGGCACTGGCCGCGAACCGTCTGGCCGAGATCGAGGGCGGTTTCGTCGTCACCCGCGACGGCGCGGTTCTGGCCGAACTGGCGCTGCCGGTTGCCGGGCTGATGAGCCTTGAGCCCTTCGAGACCGTGCGCGAACGCCTTATCGCCCTGCGCGAGGCCGCAGGGCAGTTGGGCGTGGTGCTGGAAGAGCCGTTCCTGCAACTGGCCTTTCTGGCGCTGCCGGTGATTCCGGCGCTGAAGATCACTGATCGCGGCATGGTGGATGTCACGAAATTCGAGATCATCGCGCGGTAA
- a CDS encoding MFS transporter gives MDRARRNVAVLVAAQAILGAQMSINFIIGGLAGQILAPNPCIATLPLSMIVLGSALAAQPLSGFMQRHGRRAGFLLAVGAGASGAALSAAGLWIGSFWLFMAGSLLTGIYMAAQGFYRFAATDTAPPDFAARAISWVMAGGLLSAIIGPAVVRLTNDLTAVPFMASYAAVIVLNLTGPFLFAFLDIPKPPAPGVVGETGGRQLREMLRVPQIGVAMICGMVSYALMNLVMTSTPLAVVGCGFAPENAADIVSAHVLAMFVPSFFTGHLIVRFGAERIVGLGLIILTLAGAVALSGVELGHFFGALILLGVGWNFGYIGATAMLTRAHRPEERGRIQGVNDFFVFGGVFLASLSSGGLMNCLGGSVQAGWNAVNLAMLPFLCLAGAALIWLMMRPEES, from the coding sequence ATGGACAGGGCAAGGCGCAACGTCGCGGTTCTGGTCGCGGCCCAAGCCATTCTGGGCGCGCAGATGTCGATCAATTTCATCATCGGCGGGCTGGCCGGGCAGATTCTGGCACCGAACCCCTGTATCGCGACCTTGCCGCTGTCGATGATCGTTCTGGGATCGGCCCTTGCGGCACAGCCCCTGTCGGGATTCATGCAGCGTCACGGACGGCGGGCGGGTTTCCTGCTGGCGGTGGGTGCCGGGGCCAGCGGTGCGGCGCTGTCGGCGGCCGGGCTGTGGATCGGTTCCTTCTGGCTGTTCATGGCCGGATCGCTGCTGACTGGCATCTATATGGCGGCGCAGGGTTTTTATCGCTTTGCCGCCACCGACACGGCGCCGCCGGACTTTGCCGCCCGGGCGATCAGCTGGGTGATGGCGGGCGGGCTGCTGTCGGCGATCATCGGCCCCGCCGTGGTGCGGCTGACCAATGACCTGACGGCGGTTCCCTTCATGGCCAGCTATGCCGCGGTCATCGTGCTGAACCTGACCGGGCCGTTCCTGTTCGCCTTTCTGGACATCCCGAAACCGCCCGCCCCCGGCGTGGTGGGGGAAACGGGGGGACGGCAGTTGCGCGAAATGCTGCGCGTGCCGCAGATCGGCGTCGCGATGATCTGCGGCATGGTATCCTATGCGCTGATGAATCTGGTGATGACCTCGACCCCGCTGGCGGTGGTCGGCTGCGGTTTCGCCCCCGAGAATGCCGCCGATATCGTCAGTGCCCATGTGTTGGCGATGTTCGTGCCCAGCTTTTTCACCGGCCATCTGATCGTCCGTTTCGGGGCCGAGCGCATCGTCGGTCTGGGGCTGATCATCCTGACGCTGGCCGGGGCCGTCGCCCTGAGCGGGGTCGAGCTGGGCCATTTCTTCGGCGCCCTGATCCTGCTGGGGGTGGGCTGGAACTTCGGCTATATCGGCGCGACGGCCATGCTGACCCGCGCCCATCGCCCCGAAGAGCGTGGACGGATCCAGGGCGTGAACGACTTTTTCGTCTTTGGCGGGGTGTTTCTGGCCTCGCTGTCCTCGGGCGGGCTGATGAACTGCCTTGGCGGCTCGGTTCAGGCGGGCTGGAATGCGGTCAATCTGGCGATGCTGCCGTTCCTGTGTCTGGCCGGAGCGGCGCTGATCTGGCTGATGATGCGTCCCGAGGAAAGCTGA
- the eda gene encoding bifunctional 4-hydroxy-2-oxoglutarate aldolase/2-dehydro-3-deoxy-phosphogluconate aldolase: MTPELQSRQTRSLCQLAPVIPVIVIKDLARAEGLAQALVTGGLPVLEVTLRSEVALDAIRAMSAVEGGHVGAGTVLTPDDAKRACDAGARFAVSPGLTDRLIDACQEIGLPLLPGAVTASEVMRAVDAGYDMLKFFPAEAVGGAPALKSLAGPLPKVSFCPTGGVTPKNAPDYLALPNVVCVGGSWIATDADTGAGNWAAVQERASIAAGLTRA, encoded by the coding sequence ATGACCCCCGAGCTTCAATCCCGACAGACACGCAGCCTGTGCCAGCTGGCGCCGGTCATTCCGGTCATCGTCATCAAGGATCTGGCCCGCGCCGAAGGGCTGGCGCAGGCGCTGGTCACGGGCGGGCTGCCGGTGCTGGAGGTCACGCTGCGTTCCGAGGTCGCGCTGGACGCGATCCGCGCCATGTCGGCGGTCGAGGGCGGCCATGTCGGGGCGGGCACCGTGCTGACCCCCGATGACGCAAAGCGCGCGTGCGATGCGGGGGCGCGTTTCGCCGTCTCGCCCGGGCTGACCGACCGGCTGATCGACGCCTGTCAGGAAATCGGGCTGCCGCTGCTGCCCGGCGCGGTGACGGCCTCGGAGGTGATGCGGGCGGTCGATGCGGGCTATGACATGCTGAAATTCTTTCCGGCCGAGGCCGTGGGCGGAGCGCCCGCGCTGAAATCGCTGGCCGGGCCCTTGCCCAAGGTCAGCTTCTGCCCGACGGGCGGGGTCACGCCGAAGAACGCGCCGGACTATCTGGCGCTGCCGAACGTGGTCTGCGTGGGCGGCAGCTGGATCGCCACCGATGCCGATACCGGCGCGGGCAACTGGGCCGCCGTTCAGGAAAGGGCCAGCATCGCCGCCGGCCTGACGCGCGCCTGA
- a CDS encoding (d)CMP kinase, protein MSFIIAIDGPAASGKGTIARALARHYGFHHLDTGLLYRATGARGGDPVRAARALTPEDLDRDDLRSAEAGQAASRIAAIPEVRAALVDFQHRFAAQEPGAVLDGRDIGTVICPDAQVKLYVTASDQVRAARRAAELGADPAEVLAQLRERDRRDSERATAPLKPSPDAVILDTSTLSIGDAIAAAMAEVERLLPR, encoded by the coding sequence ATGTCCTTCATCATCGCCATCGACGGCCCCGCGGCATCGGGCAAGGGCACCATCGCCCGCGCCCTTGCCCGCCATTACGGCTTTCATCACCTCGATACCGGCCTGCTTTATCGTGCCACCGGCGCCAGGGGCGGGGATCCGGTCCGGGCCGCCCGCGCCCTGACGCCCGAGGATCTGGACCGCGATGATCTGCGCAGCGCCGAGGCCGGTCAGGCCGCCAGCCGGATCGCCGCCATCCCCGAGGTGCGCGCCGCCCTGGTCGATTTTCAGCACCGATTCGCCGCACAGGAACCCGGGGCGGTGCTGGATGGCCGAGATATCGGCACGGTGATCTGCCCCGATGCGCAGGTGAAACTCTATGTCACCGCCTCGGATCAGGTCCGCGCCGCCCGCCGCGCCGCCGAACTGGGCGCCGACCCCGCCGAGGTGCTGGCGCAATTGCGCGAACGCGACCGCCGCGACAGCGAACGCGCCACCGCGCCGCTGAAGCCCAGCCCCGACGCGGTGATCCTCGACACCAGCACGCTCAGCATCGGCGACGCCATCGCCGCCGCCATGGCCGAGGTCGAACGCCTCTTGCCGCGCTGA
- the tsf gene encoding translation elongation factor Ts: MAITAAMVKELRETTGAGMMDAKKALTENDGNMEAAVDWLRTKGLAKAAKKSGRVAAEGLVGVSVTDGKGVAVELNSETDFVAKNADFQQLVRDITDVALTVSEDVEVLKATHLNGRPVSDVLTDAIARIGENMTLRRMHVLEGDTIVSYVHNAAAEGMGKIGVLVALNGDKAKAQEIGKQIAMHIAATSPASLSEADLDPALVEREKTVLTEQARESGKPEAVIEKMIEGRMKKFFEEVTLLGQKFVINPDVTVAEAAKEAGVEVTGYARVAVGEGIERKEEDFAAEVAKTLSGN; encoded by the coding sequence ATGGCAATCACCGCCGCGATGGTGAAGGAACTGCGCGAGACGACCGGCGCAGGCATGATGGACGCCAAGAAGGCGCTGACCGAAAACGACGGCAACATGGAAGCCGCCGTTGACTGGCTGCGCACCAAGGGTCTGGCCAAGGCTGCCAAGAAATCGGGCCGCGTGGCCGCCGAGGGTCTGGTGGGCGTGTCCGTCACCGATGGCAAGGGCGTCGCGGTCGAGCTGAACTCGGAAACCGATTTCGTTGCCAAGAATGCCGATTTCCAGCAGCTGGTCCGTGACATCACCGACGTCGCGCTGACCGTCAGCGAGGATGTCGAGGTGCTGAAGGCCACCCATCTGAACGGCCGCCCGGTCAGTGACGTGCTGACCGACGCCATCGCCCGCATCGGCGAGAACATGACCCTGCGCCGGATGCATGTTCTGGAAGGCGACACCATCGTGTCCTATGTCCACAACGCCGCTGCGGAAGGCATGGGCAAGATCGGCGTGCTGGTCGCGCTGAACGGTGACAAGGCCAAGGCGCAAGAGATCGGCAAGCAGATCGCCATGCATATCGCCGCGACCTCGCCCGCCTCGCTGTCCGAAGCCGATCTGGACCCCGCGCTGGTCGAGCGTGAGAAAACCGTTCTGACCGAACAGGCCCGCGAATCGGGCAAGCCGGAAGCCGTCATCGAGAAGATGATCGAAGGCCGGATGAAGAAGTTCTTCGAGGAAGTGACCCTGCTGGGCCAGAAATTCGTCATCAACCCGGACGTGACCGTCGCCGAAGCCGCGAAAGAGGCGGGCGTCGAAGTGACCGGCTATGCCCGCGTCGCGGTTGGCGAAGGCATCGAGAGGAAGGAAGAGGATTTCGCAGCCGAGGTCGCCAAGACCCTCAGCGGCAACTGA
- a CDS encoding cysteine desulfurase family protein, which yields MSRTYLDWNATTPLRPESRAAMIEAMDVAGNPSSVHDEGRAAKMLLERAREAVATALGAEGADVIFTSGATEAAAMVLPGRDIQCAPVEHSAVKVWCDQVLAVDGDGVVTVPDPARASLQLANNETGVIQKLPEGLASSDLTQAFGKVPFAFNWLGITAGFVSAHKLGGPKGIGALIVRKGTEVGAILRGGGQEQGRRGGTENLIGIAGFAAAATAAQRDLSAGLWDEVAKRRDALENRLLEAAPDAVIAGKDAKRLPNTTCILTSGWKGETQVMQMDLAGFAISAGSACSSGKVRASGVLQSMGFSDQQAQSAIRVSISPALGDDELNQFADAWQKAYSRWRDRNG from the coding sequence ATGAGCCGCACCTATCTGGACTGGAACGCCACCACCCCGCTGCGCCCGGAATCGCGCGCGGCGATGATCGAGGCGATGGATGTGGCCGGGAACCCCTCATCGGTGCATGACGAGGGGCGCGCCGCCAAGATGCTGCTGGAACGCGCGCGTGAGGCCGTCGCGACCGCGCTGGGGGCCGAGGGGGCGGATGTGATCTTCACCTCGGGCGCGACCGAGGCGGCGGCGATGGTGCTGCCGGGGCGGGACATCCAATGCGCGCCGGTGGAACACAGCGCCGTCAAGGTCTGGTGCGATCAGGTGCTGGCGGTGGATGGTGACGGTGTCGTGACCGTGCCCGACCCCGCACGCGCCAGCCTGCAACTGGCCAATAACGAGACCGGCGTGATCCAGAAGCTGCCCGAAGGGCTGGCCTCCAGCGACCTGACGCAGGCGTTCGGCAAGGTCCCCTTCGCCTTCAACTGGCTGGGGATCACGGCGGGCTTTGTCAGCGCGCACAAGCTGGGCGGCCCCAAGGGCATCGGCGCGCTGATCGTCAGGAAGGGCACCGAGGTCGGGGCGATCCTGCGCGGCGGCGGGCAGGAACAGGGCCGGCGCGGCGGGACCGAGAACCTGATCGGCATCGCAGGCTTTGCCGCGGCGGCCACGGCGGCGCAGCGTGATCTGTCGGCCGGGCTGTGGGATGAGGTGGCAAAACGTCGCGATGCGCTGGAAAACCGGCTGCTGGAGGCCGCACCGGACGCAGTTATCGCCGGAAAAGACGCAAAGCGCTTGCCGAACACGACCTGCATTCTTACATCGGGCTGGAAAGGCGAGACGCAGGTCATGCAGATGGATCTGGCCGGGTTTGCGATTTCGGCCGGTTCGGCCTGCTCGTCGGGCAAGGTGCGCGCCAGCGGAGTGTTGCAATCCATGGGATTCAGCGATCAGCAGGCGCAATCGGCGATCCGCGTCTCGATAAGCCCCGCTTTGGGTGATGATGAGTTGAACCAATTTGCGGATGCGTGGCAAAAGGCTTATTCACGCTGGCGCGACAGGAACGGCTGA
- a CDS encoding helix-turn-helix transcriptional regulator — protein MSLGSMLLNHMERLVGAQSVVDIRDIYFKAIGDYGYPHVVYAASYQSNFPAAVIREEAQIYCNLPESFGQELEKSFQFSSLPWVDWARHNQGNIRLSKLTAELRDRPDIVKAYGIAQRHGLGAARLISLRCRVARAEGVVAICPAMSTSTDAEELLWARVRREISTLTYVAHMRLATIAGSPSGSRLTPRQREVLEWTSAGKTVAEVATILGLTPATVEKHLRLARDALDAGSTAHAILKAHITHQIFQQNSA, from the coding sequence GTGTCACTGGGTTCAATGTTACTTAATCATATGGAGCGCCTTGTTGGGGCGCAGTCTGTTGTCGATATCCGGGATATCTACTTCAAGGCGATTGGCGATTACGGATACCCGCATGTCGTGTATGCCGCGTCATATCAATCGAATTTCCCCGCCGCCGTCATTCGCGAAGAGGCGCAAATTTATTGCAATCTTCCCGAGAGTTTCGGCCAGGAGCTGGAAAAGAGTTTCCAGTTCTCTTCTCTTCCCTGGGTTGATTGGGCACGGCATAACCAAGGCAATATCAGGCTGTCGAAATTGACGGCGGAGTTGCGGGATCGCCCCGATATCGTGAAGGCCTACGGGATTGCACAGCGTCACGGGCTGGGGGCGGCGCGTCTGATCAGCCTCAGATGCCGAGTCGCGCGGGCCGAGGGTGTGGTCGCGATCTGCCCGGCCATGAGCACCAGCACCGACGCAGAGGAACTGCTGTGGGCCAGGGTCCGGCGCGAAATCAGCACGCTGACCTATGTCGCGCATATGCGGCTGGCGACAATTGCCGGCAGTCCGTCGGGCAGCAGGCTGACGCCACGCCAGCGCGAGGTTCTGGAATGGACATCCGCGGGCAAGACCGTGGCCGAGGTCGCGACCATTCTGGGCCTGACGCCCGCGACGGTCGAAAAGCATCTGCGGCTGGCACGGGATGCACTGGATGCGGGCAGCACTGCTCATGCCATTCTCAAGGCGCATATCACCCACCAGATTTTCCAGCAGAACTCTGCGTGA
- a CDS encoding YifB family Mg chelatase-like AAA ATPase, with translation MVAVAYSVAFDGIEARLVEVQCAVSAGLPGFAIVGLPDKSVSEARERVRAAFGAMAVALPTKRLTVNLSPADIPKEGSHFDLPIALAVLAALEVIPGDELARYVCMGELALDGRLLPVTGALPAAMAAAEDDRALICPRDCGPEAAWIDRVPVLAASSLRHAVDHLTDRAPLARALPGQLQDPPPIGCMSEVRGQERGKRALEIAAAGRHHLLMVGPPGAGKSMLAARLPGLMPPLNPAEALESSMIHSLNGSLPPGGLIRHAPFCDPHHNASLPAMVGGGRRAQPGQVSLAHNGILFLDELPEFPRQVLETLRQPVETGEVVVARANAHIRYPCRFLLVAAANPCRCGHLGDPASACTRAPGCGTDYLGRISGPLLDRFDLRLELPAVNLSDLDLPASGETTAQIAERVARARDIQSRRFADHPRIRVNAEASGAVLDQIASPDAEGRDLLIKAAEKLRLSARGYHRILRSARTIADLDGAETVRAPHLAEAISYRLPFVAGG, from the coding sequence ATGGTCGCAGTCGCCTATTCGGTCGCCTTTGACGGGATCGAGGCAAGGCTGGTCGAGGTTCAATGCGCCGTCTCTGCCGGGCTGCCGGGATTCGCCATTGTCGGCCTGCCCGACAAATCGGTCAGCGAGGCACGCGAACGGGTGCGCGCGGCCTTTGGCGCAATGGCGGTGGCACTGCCGACCAAGCGGCTGACGGTGAACCTGTCGCCCGCCGACATCCCGAAAGAGGGGTCGCATTTCGATCTGCCCATCGCGCTGGCCGTGCTGGCGGCGCTGGAGGTGATACCGGGCGACGAATTGGCCCGCTATGTCTGCATGGGCGAATTGGCGCTGGACGGGCGGCTGCTGCCGGTGACGGGCGCCCTGCCCGCCGCCATGGCCGCGGCCGAGGATGACCGCGCCCTGATCTGCCCGCGCGATTGCGGGCCCGAGGCCGCATGGATCGACCGGGTGCCGGTGCTGGCGGCATCCTCGCTGCGTCACGCGGTGGATCACCTGACCGACCGCGCGCCACTGGCCCGCGCCCTGCCCGGCCAGTTGCAGGATCCCCCACCCATCGGCTGCATGTCCGAGGTGCGCGGTCAGGAACGCGGCAAGCGCGCGCTGGAAATCGCCGCTGCCGGACGTCACCATCTGCTGATGGTCGGCCCGCCCGGCGCGGGCAAGTCGATGCTGGCCGCCCGCCTGCCCGGTCTGATGCCGCCGCTGAACCCGGCCGAGGCGCTGGAAAGCTCGATGATCCATTCGCTGAACGGCAGCCTGCCGCCCGGCGGGCTGATCCGCCATGCGCCATTCTGTGACCCGCATCACAACGCCTCGCTGCCCGCGATGGTCGGCGGCGGACGGCGGGCGCAGCCCGGTCAGGTCAGTCTGGCCCATAACGGCATCCTGTTTCTGGACGAATTGCCCGAATTTCCCCGGCAGGTTCTGGAAACCCTGCGCCAGCCGGTCGAGACGGGCGAGGTCGTGGTGGCCCGCGCCAATGCCCATATCCGCTATCCCTGCCGTTTCCTGCTGGTGGCGGCGGCCAATCCCTGCCGCTGCGGCCATCTGGGCGATCCGGCCAGCGCCTGCACCCGCGCGCCGGGCTGCGGCACGGACTATCTGGGCCGCATCTCGGGGCCGCTGCTGGACCGCTTCGATCTGCGGCTGGAGCTGCCCGCCGTCAACCTGTCCGATCTGGACCTGCCCGCCAGCGGCGAAACCACGGCGCAGATCGCCGAACGTGTGGCGCGCGCCCGCGATATCCAGTCGCGCCGCTTTGCCGATCATCCCCGCATCCGCGTCAATGCCGAAGCCTCGGGCGCGGTGCTGGACCAGATCGCCAGCCCCGATGCCGAGGGCCGCGACCTGCTGATAAAAGCCGCCGAAAAGCTGCGGCTCAGCGCGCGCGGCTATCACCGCATCCTGCGCAGCGCCCGCACCATCGCCGATCTGGACGGGGCCGAAACCGTCCGCGCCCCGCATCTGGCCGAGGCGATCAGCTATCGCCTGCCATTCGTCGCAGGAGGATAG